A single window of Mycolicibacterium aurum DNA harbors:
- a CDS encoding MmpS family protein, giving the protein MIAIAKKVWLPLLIIAVVVVAGLTVSRIRTFFGSEGIIETPRNFADLPEPFDPKVVRYEIIGSGTYADVNYLDLDAKPQRVDGAGLPWSLTLETTEPSAAPNIVAQGDGSSITCRIFVDDELKDERTTDGLNAQTFCFVKSA; this is encoded by the coding sequence GTGATCGCCATCGCCAAGAAGGTGTGGCTGCCGTTGCTCATCATCGCCGTCGTCGTCGTGGCCGGGCTGACGGTCTCCCGCATCAGGACCTTCTTCGGGTCCGAGGGCATCATCGAGACTCCCCGGAACTTCGCCGATCTGCCCGAGCCGTTCGACCCCAAGGTCGTCCGCTACGAGATCATCGGGTCGGGGACGTACGCCGACGTCAACTACCTCGACCTGGACGCCAAACCGCAGCGCGTCGACGGGGCCGGCCTGCCCTGGTCTCTCACGCTGGAGACCACCGAACCGTCGGCGGCTCCCAACATCGTGGCTCAGGGCGACGGCAGCTCGATCACCTGCCGGATCTTCGTCGACGATGAGTTGAAGGACGAGAGGACGACCGACGGCTTGAACGCCCAGACCTTCTGCTTTGTGAAATCCGCATGA
- a CDS encoding DUF5078 domain-containing protein, with amino-acid sequence MAGRLVSRVARVGLGFLGAAAMCLSAAGPALADSTEDYPIPRRIIHTTCDVEQYLAAVRDTNPVYYERYMLDRSNRPADVQQAAFDRIHWFFTLDPVGRRQYSENTATNIYYEQVATRWGNWAKIFFNNKGVVAHATDVCMNYPRGDMSVWNWPVAR; translated from the coding sequence ATGGCTGGACGACTGGTGAGTCGCGTCGCGCGGGTGGGGCTGGGGTTCCTCGGAGCCGCCGCCATGTGTCTGAGTGCGGCCGGCCCGGCGCTCGCCGACTCCACCGAGGACTATCCGATCCCGCGCCGGATCATCCACACCACCTGTGACGTCGAGCAGTACCTCGCCGCCGTGCGCGACACCAACCCGGTGTACTACGAGCGCTACATGCTGGACCGCAGCAACCGGCCCGCCGACGTCCAGCAGGCCGCCTTTGACCGCATCCACTGGTTCTTCACGTTGGACCCGGTGGGACGCCGTCAGTACTCCGAGAACACCGCGACCAACATCTACTACGAGCAGGTCGCGACGCGCTGGGGCAACTGGGCGAAGATCTTCTTCAACAACAAGGGTGTGGTCGCCCACGCCACCGACGTCTGCATGAACTACCCGCGCGGCGACATGTCCGTGTGGAACTGGCCCGTCGCCAGATAA
- a CDS encoding acyl-CoA dehydrogenase family protein, producing the protein MRELVRESAAESEQNRTLAPVVVEAMWANGLMSAFNPADAGGVEPTFAQMIETWIEMAWQDGSFGWVGIANLPSAFAAATYLPDDGFAEVFTANDNHVTMGGQFFPNGQGVAVEGGYRLTGSWSFGSGTGHAEYVAAGFMPMVDGEIRWASEGVPDMLVAVVPRADVTFADGWHVQGLKGTGSYDYAVDDVFVPHHRTFALFTREPKRGSSPATRMGMMPVTAAGHAAWALGVAKSMLDDVAELAATKYRMSDMAALASRPTFQKGLAHHVAAWRAARLLVLDAFSTAESAVAAGAELTPVHRADMRVAAVFATDTARECAEWAHLVAGTSAIREGSRLERAFRDIYTGTQHAFISEKVAIDAAQVWLGIVEDQFGL; encoded by the coding sequence ATGCGGGAGCTGGTGCGCGAATCGGCGGCCGAATCCGAGCAGAACCGCACGTTGGCGCCGGTGGTCGTCGAGGCCATGTGGGCGAACGGGCTGATGTCGGCCTTCAATCCCGCCGATGCCGGCGGCGTAGAACCCACGTTTGCGCAGATGATCGAGACGTGGATCGAAATGGCTTGGCAGGACGGGTCATTCGGCTGGGTGGGGATCGCCAACCTTCCGTCGGCGTTCGCCGCGGCGACTTATCTTCCCGACGACGGCTTCGCCGAGGTGTTCACCGCCAACGACAACCACGTGACGATGGGTGGCCAGTTCTTTCCGAACGGGCAGGGCGTGGCCGTCGAGGGCGGCTATCGGCTGACCGGCTCGTGGAGCTTCGGCTCCGGCACCGGGCATGCGGAGTACGTCGCGGCGGGGTTCATGCCGATGGTCGACGGTGAGATCCGTTGGGCCAGTGAGGGTGTGCCTGACATGCTGGTCGCCGTCGTCCCTCGCGCCGACGTCACGTTCGCCGACGGCTGGCACGTGCAGGGCCTCAAGGGCACCGGCTCCTATGACTACGCGGTCGACGACGTCTTCGTTCCGCACCACCGCACGTTCGCCCTGTTCACCCGCGAGCCGAAACGGGGGAGTTCGCCGGCGACCCGCATGGGCATGATGCCGGTGACCGCGGCCGGCCACGCGGCATGGGCGCTGGGCGTCGCCAAGAGCATGCTCGACGATGTCGCCGAGTTGGCGGCCACGAAGTATCGGATGAGCGACATGGCGGCGCTGGCCAGCCGGCCGACGTTCCAGAAGGGTCTGGCCCATCACGTCGCGGCCTGGCGGGCGGCGCGACTGCTGGTCCTCGATGCGTTCTCCACCGCGGAGTCGGCCGTGGCCGCGGGCGCGGAGCTGACGCCGGTGCACCGCGCCGACATGAGGGTGGCCGCCGTCTTCGCCACCGACACCGCACGCGAGTGCGCAGAATGGGCCCACCTCGTCGCCGGGACCTCGGCGATCCGGGAGGGGAGCCGCCTGGAACGGGCCTTCCGCGACATCTACACCGGCACCCAGCACGCCTTCATCAGCGAGAAGGTGGCCATCGACGCCGCCCAGGTGTGGCTCGGGATCGTCGAGGACCAGTTCGGGCTCTGA
- a CDS encoding cytochrome P450: MTVNQQLYYDPYDPEITVDPYPTYARLRDEAPLYRNERYDFWALSRHADVEKALLDWSAFSNSRSDILELVNSDFDMPEGVMMFEDPPEHTMLRGLMSRVFTPRRMAEIEDRIRQYCVNCLEPLVGSTGFDVIAELAAMMPMRVIGMLLGIPESEQVSVRDANDANLRTQRGAPMKVSDPDRIADGRIYADYVEWRSANPSDDLMTALLNVEFTDKQGRHRKLTRDEVLHYTQVVAGAGNETTGRLIGWLVKVLADHPAQRRDIVADRSLLGRAVEETLRFEPTGPHVARFLVEDVEYHGTTVPAGSAMLLLFGAANRDERRYPEPDTFDIHRDGIGHLTFGKGVHYCLGANLARLEGRVALDELLNRWPEWDIDHDTARLAPTSTVRGWEHLRMLVG, encoded by the coding sequence ATGACGGTGAACCAGCAGCTGTACTACGACCCGTACGACCCCGAGATCACCGTCGATCCGTATCCGACCTATGCGCGTCTGCGCGACGAGGCGCCGCTGTACCGCAACGAGCGCTACGACTTCTGGGCGCTGTCGCGGCACGCCGATGTGGAGAAGGCGCTGCTGGACTGGTCGGCCTTCAGCAACAGCCGCAGCGACATTCTCGAACTGGTCAACTCCGACTTCGACATGCCCGAAGGCGTGATGATGTTCGAGGACCCGCCGGAGCACACCATGCTGCGCGGACTCATGTCGCGGGTGTTCACGCCCCGGCGGATGGCCGAGATCGAGGACCGCATCCGCCAGTACTGCGTGAACTGTCTCGAGCCGCTGGTGGGCAGCACCGGGTTCGACGTCATCGCCGAGCTCGCCGCGATGATGCCGATGCGCGTCATCGGCATGCTGCTCGGCATCCCGGAGTCCGAGCAGGTGTCGGTCCGCGACGCCAACGACGCGAACCTGCGGACACAACGCGGCGCGCCCATGAAGGTGTCCGACCCCGACAGGATCGCCGACGGACGGATCTACGCCGACTACGTGGAATGGCGGTCAGCCAACCCGTCCGACGATCTGATGACCGCGCTGCTCAACGTCGAGTTCACCGACAAGCAGGGCAGGCACCGCAAGCTGACCCGCGACGAGGTGCTGCACTACACGCAGGTGGTCGCCGGCGCGGGCAACGAGACCACCGGGCGGCTGATCGGTTGGCTGGTGAAGGTGCTCGCCGACCATCCCGCACAGCGCCGCGACATCGTCGCCGACCGCTCCCTGCTCGGCCGGGCGGTGGAGGAGACGTTGCGCTTCGAACCCACGGGGCCGCACGTCGCGCGTTTTCTGGTCGAGGACGTCGAGTACCACGGCACCACGGTGCCCGCGGGCAGCGCGATGCTGCTGTTGTTCGGTGCGGCCAACCGGGATGAGCGGCGCTACCCGGAACCCGACACCTTCGACATCCACCGCGACGGAATCGGACACCTCACCTTCGGCAAGGGCGTCCACTACTGTCTCGGCGCCAACCTCGCCCGGCTGGAAGGCCGGGTGGCGCTCGACGAGTTACTCAACCGGTGGCCGGAGTGGGACATCGACCACGACACCGCCCGCCTCGCGCCGACCTCGACCGTCCGTGGCTGGGAACACCTACGGATGCTGGTCGGCTGA
- a CDS encoding DUF732 domain-containing protein: protein MKRALIGIAAVVMSVAFAAPAAADPDTAFANELHLYGIYGQKDYNAWIGKITCKRIATGLDPDVYATANFVHNQLEKDATTDQAYQFVAAALRTYCPDKLPILDQAAR from the coding sequence ATGAAGCGGGCCCTGATCGGTATCGCAGCGGTGGTCATGAGTGTCGCGTTCGCCGCGCCCGCGGCGGCCGACCCCGATACGGCGTTCGCCAACGAGCTGCACCTGTACGGGATCTACGGGCAGAAGGACTACAACGCCTGGATCGGCAAGATCACGTGCAAGCGGATCGCCACCGGTCTGGATCCCGACGTCTACGCGACGGCGAACTTCGTGCACAACCAGCTGGAGAAGGACGCCACGACCGATCAGGCGTACCAGTTCGTCGCGGCGGCACTGCGCACGTACTGCCCGGACAAGCTGCCGATCCTGGACCAGGCTGCGCGGTAG
- a CDS encoding MMPL/RND family transporter codes for MSTPVSDARTDEFPAAREPHRSFIPRVIRLFAVPIILGWIALIVVVNVTVPQLEVVGEAQAVSMSPNDAPSMISMKKVGELFEEGDSDSSVMIVFEGEQPLGDEAHAWYDELVERLRADTAHVQSVQDFWSDPLTASGSQSNDGLAAYVQVKLAGNQGEALANESVKAVQNIVGSLEPPPGVKAYVTGPAALAADQHIASDRSMRLIEAATFTVIIVMLLLVYRSIVTVLITLVMVVLSLATARGVVAFLGYHEIIGLSLFATNLLVTLAIAAATDYAIFLIGRYQEARTLGEDKESAYYTMFHGTAHVVLGSGLTIAGATFCLSFTRLPYFQTLGVPLAIGMFVVVMAGVVLMVAMISVATRFGKLLEPKRAMRIRGWRKIGAAIVRWPGPILVATMAITLVGLLALPGYKTNYNDRTYLPADLPANQGYAVADAHFDPARMNPELLMIESDHDMRNSADFLVIDKIAKALFRVEGIARVQAITRPDGKPIKHTSIPFQMSMQGTTQRLNEKYMQDRMADMLVQADEMANTIATMEKMSNLTAQMASITNEMVGKMENMLTDIEDLRDSIANFDDFFRPIRNYFYWEPKCFNIPVCWALRSVFDTLDGINVMTDDFREILPEMRRLNTLMPQMVALMPEMISTMKTMRTMMLTMYQSQKGQQDQMAAMSEDADAMGEAFDDSMNDDSFYLPPEIFENADFQRGLEQFLSPDGHAVRFIISHEGDPLSAEGVAKIEKIKTAAKEAVKGTPLEGSKIYLGGTAATFKDMQDGNNYDLLIAGIAALGLIFIIMLILTRAVVAAAVIVGTVVLSLAASFGLSVLLWQHILGTELHWMVLAMAVIILLAVGADYNLLLVSRLKEEIHAGIGTGIIRAMGGSGSVVTAAGLVFALTMMSMSVSELTVIGQVGTTIGLGLLFDTLVIRAFMTPSIAALLGPWFWWPQRVRTRPVPAPWPRPGGLQSDPSEGVKV; via the coding sequence ATGAGCACGCCGGTTTCCGACGCCCGCACCGACGAGTTCCCCGCCGCCCGCGAGCCGCACCGGTCCTTCATCCCGCGGGTGATCCGGCTCTTCGCGGTGCCGATCATCCTCGGCTGGATCGCGCTGATCGTCGTCGTCAACGTCACCGTGCCTCAGCTGGAGGTCGTCGGCGAGGCGCAGGCGGTGTCGATGAGCCCGAACGACGCGCCGTCGATGATCTCGATGAAGAAGGTCGGAGAGCTGTTCGAGGAGGGCGACTCCGACAGCTCGGTCATGATCGTCTTCGAGGGCGAGCAGCCCCTCGGCGACGAAGCCCATGCCTGGTACGACGAGTTGGTCGAGCGGCTACGGGCCGACACCGCGCACGTGCAGTCCGTTCAGGACTTCTGGAGCGACCCTCTCACCGCGTCCGGTTCGCAGAGCAACGACGGTCTCGCCGCCTATGTTCAGGTCAAGCTGGCCGGCAATCAGGGCGAGGCGCTGGCCAACGAATCGGTGAAGGCCGTCCAGAACATCGTCGGCAGCCTCGAACCGCCGCCCGGGGTCAAGGCTTACGTCACCGGACCGGCGGCGCTGGCCGCCGATCAGCACATCGCCAGCGACCGCAGCATGCGGCTCATCGAGGCCGCCACATTCACGGTCATCATCGTGATGCTGCTGTTGGTGTACCGGTCGATCGTGACCGTGCTGATCACCCTGGTGATGGTGGTGCTCTCGCTGGCGACGGCGCGCGGGGTCGTGGCGTTCCTCGGCTATCACGAGATCATCGGTCTGTCGTTGTTCGCCACCAACCTCTTGGTGACGCTCGCGATAGCCGCGGCGACGGACTACGCGATCTTCCTGATAGGCCGATATCAGGAAGCCCGGACATTGGGCGAGGACAAAGAGTCCGCGTACTACACGATGTTCCACGGCACCGCCCACGTGGTGCTGGGGTCGGGTCTGACCATCGCCGGCGCGACGTTCTGCCTGAGCTTCACCCGGCTGCCGTACTTCCAGACCCTCGGCGTCCCGCTGGCGATCGGCATGTTCGTGGTCGTGATGGCCGGCGTCGTCTTGATGGTGGCGATGATCAGCGTTGCGACGCGCTTCGGCAAGCTGCTGGAACCCAAGCGCGCCATGCGGATTCGCGGCTGGCGCAAGATCGGCGCCGCGATCGTGCGGTGGCCGGGCCCCATCCTGGTCGCGACCATGGCGATCACGCTGGTCGGCCTGTTGGCGCTGCCGGGCTACAAGACCAACTACAACGACCGCACCTATCTGCCTGCCGACCTGCCCGCCAACCAGGGCTACGCCGTCGCCGACGCCCACTTCGATCCCGCCCGGATGAACCCGGAGCTGTTGATGATCGAGAGTGATCACGACATGCGGAACTCGGCGGACTTCCTGGTCATCGACAAGATCGCCAAGGCCCTCTTCCGCGTCGAGGGCATCGCCCGCGTCCAGGCGATCACCCGGCCGGACGGTAAGCCGATCAAACACACGTCGATCCCGTTCCAGATGAGCATGCAGGGCACCACGCAGCGGCTCAACGAGAAGTACATGCAGGACCGGATGGCCGACATGCTGGTCCAGGCCGACGAGATGGCCAACACCATCGCGACCATGGAGAAGATGTCGAATCTGACGGCGCAGATGGCGTCGATCACCAACGAGATGGTCGGCAAGATGGAGAACATGCTGACCGACATCGAAGACCTGCGCGACAGCATCGCGAACTTCGATGACTTCTTCCGTCCGATCCGCAATTACTTCTACTGGGAACCGAAGTGTTTCAACATCCCGGTGTGCTGGGCGTTGCGGTCGGTGTTCGACACCCTCGACGGCATCAACGTGATGACCGACGACTTCCGCGAGATCCTGCCGGAGATGCGGCGGCTCAACACATTGATGCCGCAGATGGTCGCGCTGATGCCCGAGATGATCTCGACCATGAAGACCATGCGCACGATGATGCTGACGATGTATCAGTCGCAGAAGGGCCAGCAGGACCAGATGGCCGCCATGTCGGAGGACGCCGACGCCATGGGTGAGGCCTTCGACGACTCGATGAACGACGACTCGTTCTATCTGCCGCCGGAGATCTTCGAGAACGCGGACTTCCAGCGGGGCCTGGAGCAGTTCCTGTCCCCCGACGGACACGCGGTGCGGTTCATCATCTCCCACGAAGGCGACCCGCTCAGCGCCGAAGGCGTGGCCAAGATCGAGAAGATCAAGACCGCCGCCAAGGAGGCCGTCAAAGGCACGCCACTGGAGGGCTCCAAGATCTACCTCGGCGGAACCGCGGCCACGTTCAAGGACATGCAGGACGGCAACAACTACGACCTGCTGATCGCCGGTATCGCCGCGCTGGGCCTGATCTTCATCATCATGCTGATCCTGACCCGGGCCGTGGTGGCGGCGGCCGTCATCGTCGGCACCGTGGTGCTGTCGCTCGCCGCGTCGTTCGGGCTGTCGGTGCTGCTCTGGCAGCACATCCTCGGCACGGAGCTGCACTGGATGGTGCTGGCGATGGCCGTCATCATCCTGCTGGCCGTGGGCGCGGACTACAACCTGTTGCTGGTCTCCCGATTGAAGGAGGAGATCCACGCGGGCATCGGCACCGGCATCATCCGCGCCATGGGCGGCAGCGGTTCGGTGGTAACGGCCGCGGGATTGGTCTTCGCGCTTACGATGATGTCAATGTCGGTCAGCGAGCTGACCGTCATCGGGCAGGTCGGCACCACGATCGGTCTGGGTCTGTTGTTCGACACGTTGGTGATCCGGGCATTCATGACCCCGTCCATCGCGGCGCTGTTGGGGCCGTGGTTCTGGTGGCCCCAGCGCGTCCGCACCCGGCCTGTCCCGGCACCGTGGCCCAGACCTGGTGGCTTGCAATCGGATCCGTCTGAAGGAGTGAAGGTATGA
- a CDS encoding nuclear transport factor 2 family protein, whose amino-acid sequence MPFTQADVLSAAQRSLAAAEAHDREGWVGLFTADGRVEDPVGSAPHRGHVAIGHFYDTFIGPRTIAHHPDNDIVVGTIVVRDLELEIEMASSVTMRVPVYIRYDLRGKDELRIAALSAYWELPAMMGQFVRGGLGAVPAGISLGRNMFGNLGLSGTLGFVSGFRGLGVGGKALFARFLDDACGGDEVGMRRLVSDTPVTVGDTEAVTSSELVKHLSGGSWSKLIGSGRSVAARVDRDGRSTVLVGEIGGTGRDRARITRIRLFGDLA is encoded by the coding sequence ATGCCCTTCACACAAGCTGACGTGTTGTCCGCGGCGCAGCGGTCGCTGGCGGCCGCTGAAGCGCACGACCGCGAAGGCTGGGTCGGTCTGTTCACCGCCGACGGCCGAGTCGAAGATCCCGTCGGTTCGGCGCCGCATCGGGGGCATGTCGCCATCGGCCATTTCTACGACACCTTCATCGGTCCGCGCACCATCGCCCATCACCCGGACAACGACATCGTCGTCGGCACCATCGTCGTCCGCGACCTCGAGCTCGAGATCGAGATGGCGTCCTCGGTGACCATGCGCGTCCCCGTCTACATTCGCTATGACCTGCGTGGCAAGGACGAGCTCCGGATCGCCGCGCTGTCCGCCTACTGGGAGCTGCCCGCGATGATGGGCCAGTTCGTCCGCGGCGGTCTGGGTGCCGTACCCGCGGGAATCTCGCTGGGCCGCAACATGTTCGGAAATCTCGGACTGTCGGGCACCCTCGGGTTCGTCAGCGGCTTCCGCGGCCTGGGCGTCGGCGGCAAGGCCCTGTTCGCGCGATTCCTCGATGACGCCTGCGGAGGCGATGAGGTCGGCATGCGCCGCCTCGTCTCCGACACCCCCGTCACCGTCGGCGACACCGAGGCGGTGACGTCGTCCGAACTGGTCAAGCACCTGTCCGGGGGGTCGTGGAGCAAACTCATCGGCTCGGGGCGGTCGGTGGCCGCCCGCGTCGACCGCGACGGCCGGAGCACCGTGCTCGTCGGCGAGATCGGCGGCACCGGCCGGGACCGCGCCCGGATCACCCGGATCCGCCTGTTCGGCGACCTCGCGTGA